In Vibrio alginolyticus NBRC 15630 = ATCC 17749, one genomic interval encodes:
- a CDS encoding L-serine ammonia-lyase, with the protein MLSIFDIFKIGVGPSSSHTNGPMLAGFHFTQLVSDSMAKVHRVQVDLYGSLSLTGRGHHTDRATVLGLMGNKPDTIKMSSAKSALQNTIDNNTLMLAGTHQIEFSYDHDIVFHSDNLPLHENGMTITALDAAGDQVAFEIYYSIGGGFIATADELENGTQQDEVAVPFPFTSADEMLEKAETNGFSLGGMILQNELAFRSDEEINQRAEQIWKVMSLCMQRGFDTEGILEGGLNVTRRAPNLLKKLEANAAVENDPMEIMDWINLFAFAVSEENAAGGQVVTSPTNGAAGVIPAVLMYYHRFIKELDVKQLKDFLAVAGAIGILYKTNASISGAEVGCQGEVGVSSSMAAAGLTALRGGSNEQICIAAEIAMEHSLGMTCDPIGGLVQVPCIERNAMGAMKAINASRMALKRTSKCLISLDKVIETMYQTGKDMNKKYRETSLGGLAVIHMAPPCE; encoded by the coding sequence ATGCTGTCGATTTTCGATATATTTAAAATTGGTGTCGGGCCATCCAGCTCCCATACTAATGGTCCTATGCTTGCCGGATTCCATTTCACTCAGCTAGTTAGCGACTCTATGGCGAAAGTGCATCGGGTGCAAGTGGACCTTTATGGCTCATTGTCACTGACAGGTCGAGGGCACCATACAGACCGAGCCACGGTCCTTGGTTTGATGGGAAATAAACCTGATACCATCAAAATGAGCAGTGCCAAAAGTGCGCTACAAAATACCATAGACAATAATACGCTCATGCTCGCCGGTACACACCAAATTGAGTTTAGCTACGACCATGACATCGTCTTTCATAGCGACAACCTTCCCTTGCATGAAAATGGCATGACGATTACGGCATTAGACGCTGCTGGAGATCAAGTAGCGTTTGAAATTTATTACTCCATTGGGGGCGGATTCATCGCCACCGCCGACGAACTAGAGAACGGCACGCAACAAGATGAGGTCGCAGTACCATTTCCGTTTACATCCGCAGATGAGATGCTGGAAAAAGCCGAGACGAACGGTTTCAGCTTGGGAGGCATGATCCTCCAAAACGAACTCGCATTTCGCTCAGACGAAGAAATTAACCAAAGAGCAGAGCAAATTTGGAAAGTGATGTCGCTCTGCATGCAACGTGGCTTCGATACGGAAGGGATTTTGGAAGGTGGTCTAAATGTCACTCGTCGAGCACCAAACCTTTTGAAAAAGCTCGAAGCCAACGCTGCAGTTGAAAACGATCCGATGGAGATCATGGATTGGATCAATCTCTTCGCCTTTGCGGTTAGTGAAGAAAATGCAGCAGGAGGGCAAGTCGTTACTTCTCCAACGAATGGCGCAGCAGGGGTGATTCCGGCGGTATTGATGTACTACCATCGCTTCATCAAAGAGCTCGATGTTAAACAGCTAAAAGACTTTCTCGCAGTCGCCGGCGCTATCGGCATCTTATATAAAACTAACGCGTCAATTTCTGGTGCAGAAGTGGGGTGTCAGGGAGAAGTTGGGGTTTCTTCATCCATGGCTGCCGCTGGCTTAACAGCGCTAAGAGGGGGCAGTAACGAGCAGATTTGTATTGCTGCGGAAATTGCGATGGAGCATTCATTGGGTATGACTTGTGACCCGATTGGCGGCTTGGTTCAAGTACCTTGTATTGAAAGAAATGCCATGGGAGCAATGAAAGCGATTAATGCATCGCGTATGGCATTAAAGCGCACAAGTAAATGCTTAATTTCGTTAGATAAAGTTATCGAAACCATGTATCAGACTGGTAAAGATATGAATAAAAAATACCGTGAAACCTCTTTGGGGGGCTTAGCTGTCATTCATATGGCACCGCCATGCGAATAA
- a CDS encoding FAD-dependent oxidoreductase → MTHHSYWFKQAIEAEQPETPQPLQQNINTDVAIVGGGYTGLWTAIMIKQQSPAKQVVVIEKGLCGSGASGANGGCMLTWSTKFPTLKRLFGEEHAAWLVKESEQAVLEIDDFCQQHNIDAQLSLKGVYYTATNPAQTGGMQPVVDELKRLEVNSWRRCSVEELRANAGSPRNIEGFHSPVAASVQPALLARGLRRVAMELGVEIYENTPMTRLDYGKPATVCTPKGNVQAQQVVLALNAWMVEQFKQFKNSIVVVSSDMVITKPLGDALPQSGWQVGSSVLDSRIFVHYYRDTPDGRLMLGKGGNQFSFNNQVDVMFNKPTRYQGLLRKSFDKLFPRLRGEEFAYSWTGGSDRSATGFPFFGELDKQSNIFYGFGYSGNGVAQTRMGGKILSSLILGIDNEWTNSGLAKGPLGCFPPEPLRWTGAMIVRNAVRRKEEAEDNEKTPFIWDKRLAKLAGPAGKADKLD, encoded by the coding sequence ATGACACATCATTCATATTGGTTCAAGCAGGCAATTGAAGCTGAGCAACCAGAAACGCCACAACCGTTACAGCAGAACATTAATACTGACGTTGCGATTGTTGGTGGCGGATACACCGGACTTTGGACCGCGATTATGATTAAGCAGCAATCTCCGGCAAAACAGGTGGTTGTTATCGAAAAGGGCTTATGTGGCAGTGGTGCATCGGGCGCAAACGGCGGTTGTATGCTGACTTGGTCTACCAAGTTCCCGACATTGAAACGGTTATTCGGTGAAGAACATGCTGCTTGGTTAGTAAAAGAGTCGGAACAAGCAGTGCTAGAGATTGACGACTTTTGTCAGCAGCACAACATCGATGCGCAATTATCGTTAAAAGGGGTTTATTACACTGCAACCAATCCGGCTCAAACTGGGGGAATGCAGCCAGTTGTGGACGAGTTAAAGCGATTAGAAGTGAACAGTTGGCGTCGTTGCTCGGTGGAGGAACTGCGTGCCAATGCGGGATCGCCGCGCAATATAGAAGGCTTTCACTCTCCAGTTGCAGCCAGCGTTCAACCTGCTTTATTGGCGAGAGGATTAAGACGCGTCGCAATGGAGTTGGGTGTTGAAATCTATGAGAATACGCCGATGACGCGTTTAGATTATGGAAAACCTGCCACTGTCTGTACACCTAAAGGAAATGTTCAAGCGCAGCAGGTGGTGTTGGCATTGAACGCATGGATGGTGGAGCAGTTTAAACAGTTTAAAAACAGTATCGTGGTGGTCTCTTCCGACATGGTGATCACCAAGCCGCTTGGTGACGCACTACCTCAATCTGGTTGGCAGGTAGGTTCTAGTGTGTTGGATTCTCGTATTTTTGTGCACTATTACCGAGATACGCCAGATGGCCGTTTGATGTTGGGGAAAGGCGGCAATCAGTTTTCTTTCAATAACCAAGTTGACGTAATGTTTAACAAGCCAACACGCTACCAAGGTCTACTGCGTAAGTCGTTCGATAAGTTGTTTCCTCGTTTGAGAGGCGAGGAGTTTGCTTATTCATGGACGGGGGGCTCTGATCGTTCTGCTACTGGTTTCCCTTTTTTCGGCGAGCTAGATAAACAGAGCAATATCTTTTACGGATTTGGTTATTCAGGCAATGGTGTAGCGCAGACTCGCATGGGCGGAAAGATCCTATCTTCATTGATATTGGGAATCGATAACGAGTGGACGAACAGTGGTTTAGCCAAAGGACCGTTGGGGTGTTTCCCACCAGAACCGCTTCGCTGGACCGGGGCTATGATAGTGCGCAACGCGGTACGTCGAAAAGAGGAAGCAGAAGATAACGAGAAAACGCCGTTTATCTGGGATAAGCGGCTAGCAAAACTTGCAGGACCAGCAGGCAAAGCGGATAAGCTTGACTAA
- the flgM gene encoding flagellar biosynthesis anti-sigma factor FlgM translates to MKIDKVAGGHVPQTKLQQASKQPVDVVEQSKVHEPAFQANTVAIDRAQAEMASLPDVDMEKVEQVRNALARGELSLDTKVLSKAIMQFHTGHE, encoded by the coding sequence ATGAAAATCGACAAAGTCGCGGGCGGTCATGTCCCACAAACAAAATTACAGCAAGCAAGCAAACAGCCTGTCGACGTCGTCGAACAGAGCAAAGTACACGAGCCTGCATTTCAAGCGAATACCGTAGCGATAGATCGCGCTCAAGCTGAAATGGCATCACTACCTGATGTTGATATGGAAAAAGTAGAACAAGTACGCAACGCATTAGCGCGTGGTGAACTTAGCCTAGATACAAAAGTGCTATCCAAGGCAATCATGCAGTTCCATACAGGTCACGAGTAA
- a CDS encoding NUDIX hydrolase — protein sequence MRHLKSTVHPDIEHLDDKIVFQRNAARAIVLDGEDVLLLYTERYHDYTLPGGGIDDGEDVIAGLVRELEEETGAQNIHGIKPFGIFEEFRPWYKDDADVMHMVSYCYTCKIERELGETAYEDYEVKNGMRPLWMNIHEAIAHNEKTMAESPKKGMSIERETFLLQLISKELL from the coding sequence ATGAGACATTTAAAATCGACCGTTCATCCAGACATAGAGCATTTGGATGACAAAATTGTTTTTCAGCGCAATGCAGCGCGAGCCATTGTACTTGATGGTGAAGATGTGCTGTTGCTCTATACAGAACGTTACCATGACTACACGCTACCAGGCGGTGGTATTGATGATGGTGAAGATGTCATTGCTGGATTAGTCCGTGAATTAGAGGAAGAAACGGGCGCCCAAAATATACATGGTATTAAGCCTTTCGGAATCTTTGAGGAGTTTCGTCCGTGGTACAAGGATGACGCTGACGTGATGCACATGGTGTCGTATTGTTATACATGTAAAATCGAACGTGAGCTAGGCGAAACGGCGTATGAAGATTACGAAGTTAAAAATGGAATGCGCCCGTTATGGATGAACATTCACGAAGCAATTGCACACAATGAAAAAACGATGGCAGAAAGCCCGAAAAAAGGCATGAGCATTGAGCGCGAAACGTTTTTGCTTCAGTTGATTTCTAAAGAATTACTATAA
- a CDS encoding putative hemolysin, which yields MKKTNLMMAMAATLVLAGCSTYKGATRSTEYTSVANPAAVYCVQQGGELDTVSENGERVTYCVLSDNERVEQWEYYRENHKENEGDNY from the coding sequence ATGAAAAAGACAAATTTAATGATGGCTATGGCTGCAACATTGGTACTGGCTGGTTGTTCAACTTACAAGGGAGCGACCCGATCAACTGAGTATACCTCCGTTGCAAATCCCGCAGCCGTATACTGTGTTCAGCAAGGTGGTGAGCTGGATACCGTGTCGGAAAACGGCGAACGTGTCACTTACTGTGTGCTGTCGGACAATGAACGCGTCGAGCAATGGGAATACTATCGCGAGAATCACAAAGAAAATGAGGGTGACAACTACTAA
- a CDS encoding M14 family metallopeptidase: MKVFSNFDSGSIHVVKADDKNDIQLKIPNDNMSEFYQWFHFRLETEAEQSHTIKLLDLAKSAYPEGWQGYDVVASYDREEWFRVPAEFDGDTLTFTVIPERSSIYFAYFAPYTYDRHLDLLHMAQSAHHCQLETLGHTLDGNDMSLLTFGEPEEGKKKIWMIARQHPGETMAEWFMEGMIQRLLDENDTVARALLEKAVLYVVPNMNPDGGIRGHLRTNAVGVNLNREWQTPSMEKSPEVYLVRQRMLETGVDMFLDIHGDEAIPYNFVAGSEGIPSYDENLAALETSFKQALLTITPEFQDEIGYDKDEPGKANLTVGSNWVAEQFKCLSYTIEMPFKDNNNHPDPLYGWSPERSVLFGQDVLAATLTVADKI, from the coding sequence ATGAAAGTATTCAGCAACTTCGATAGCGGCAGCATTCACGTAGTGAAAGCGGACGACAAAAACGACATCCAACTCAAAATTCCTAACGACAATATGTCGGAATTCTACCAGTGGTTCCACTTCCGTCTTGAGACAGAAGCTGAGCAATCGCACACCATCAAATTGCTTGATTTGGCTAAATCGGCTTATCCAGAAGGATGGCAAGGTTACGATGTGGTTGCGTCTTACGATCGTGAAGAATGGTTCCGAGTACCGGCAGAGTTCGATGGCGACACGCTGACTTTCACTGTAATCCCTGAGCGCAGTTCAATTTACTTCGCGTACTTTGCGCCATACACGTACGATCGCCATTTAGACTTGTTACACATGGCACAAAGCGCGCACCACTGCCAACTAGAGACGCTTGGTCATACGCTAGATGGCAATGACATGAGCTTGCTTACTTTCGGTGAGCCAGAAGAAGGCAAAAAGAAAATCTGGATGATTGCACGTCAGCACCCAGGTGAGACCATGGCGGAATGGTTCATGGAAGGTATGATCCAACGTCTGTTAGATGAAAACGACACGGTTGCGCGTGCATTGCTTGAAAAAGCGGTGCTTTACGTCGTACCAAATATGAACCCAGACGGTGGTATTCGCGGTCACTTGCGTACCAACGCAGTAGGTGTAAACCTAAATCGTGAATGGCAAACGCCATCAATGGAAAAGAGCCCAGAAGTCTACCTTGTGCGTCAGCGCATGCTGGAAACGGGTGTTGACATGTTTTTAGATATTCATGGCGATGAAGCGATTCCGTATAACTTCGTCGCTGGCTCAGAAGGTATTCCTTCTTACGATGAAAATCTTGCCGCTTTAGAGACATCATTTAAGCAAGCGTTACTGACTATTACGCCAGAGTTCCAAGATGAGATTGGTTACGATAAAGATGAGCCTGGTAAAGCGAATTTGACGGTCGGTTCAAATTGGGTTGCAGAGCAGTTCAAATGCTTGTCTTACACAATCGAAATGCCATTTAAAGATAACAACAATCACCCAGATCCACTTTACGGTTGGTCTCCTGAGCGTAGTGTCTTGTTTGGACAAGATGTATTAGCTGCAACGTTAACCGTAGCGGATAAAATTTAG
- a CDS encoding OmpA family protein, whose translation MKKIAIAVATVLAGGVISNVALADTYMGGKVGYNSLNDACYLNEPCDDDSFAASMHLGYSFNKYVAAEYGVDYLGDFTANFKKPGLNTVDGDLWALTLAPKFNLPLTDSWNLFAKVGAAYMMAGDEKDFVPTGSLGAEYQINYNWSLRAEYQRYQDMSDDVIEDMDSDFFGIGFNYKFGSEPVVQEKAVEEVVEARPATRIVDHVYPAQTTATVQFDLESAEVKDASNLSGTVDLMNTYPQAQVEITGYSDTTGSAAYNKQLTEKRAKAVADEFQAKGIAAERMTVKGMGEANPVASNETRQGRQMNRRVEVVVPAFEYQTTEKAE comes from the coding sequence ATGAAAAAAATCGCTATAGCAGTGGCTACTGTACTTGCTGGTGGTGTGATCTCAAACGTTGCACTTGCTGACACTTACATGGGCGGTAAAGTAGGTTACAACTCTCTAAACGATGCGTGTTACCTGAACGAACCTTGTGACGACGACAGTTTTGCAGCATCTATGCACTTAGGCTACAGCTTCAACAAGTACGTTGCAGCAGAGTATGGTGTTGATTACCTTGGTGACTTCACTGCAAACTTCAAAAAGCCTGGCCTAAACACCGTTGATGGTGATCTTTGGGCGTTGACGCTTGCTCCTAAATTTAACCTACCGCTAACGGATTCTTGGAATCTATTCGCGAAAGTTGGTGCTGCATACATGATGGCTGGTGACGAGAAAGATTTCGTACCAACTGGCTCTCTGGGTGCTGAATACCAAATCAACTACAACTGGAGCCTACGTGCTGAATACCAACGCTACCAAGATATGTCTGATGATGTAATTGAAGACATGGATTCAGATTTCTTCGGTATCGGTTTCAACTACAAGTTTGGTTCTGAGCCAGTCGTTCAAGAAAAAGCCGTTGAAGAGGTGGTAGAAGCACGTCCTGCAACACGCATTGTAGATCACGTTTACCCTGCTCAAACAACAGCGACAGTACAATTCGACTTAGAAAGTGCAGAAGTGAAAGACGCGTCGAACCTTTCTGGTACCGTTGATTTGATGAATACTTACCCACAAGCTCAAGTTGAGATCACGGGTTACAGCGATACGACAGGTTCTGCTGCTTACAACAAGCAACTCACAGAAAAACGTGCAAAAGCCGTTGCTGACGAGTTCCAAGCAAAAGGTATTGCGGCTGAGCGTATGACAGTGAAAGGCATGGGTGAAGCTAACCCAGTGGCAAGCAACGAGACACGTCAAGGTCGTCAAATGAACCGTCGTGTTGAAGTGGTTGTTCCTGCGTTTGAATACCAAACAACTGAAAAAGCAGAATAA
- a CDS encoding lytic transglycosylase domain-containing protein — translation MPTDSVAISAEYCRPFYFIAFLSYLPFTCQAKPNAVDIQTQYQVLAPYKPQIAKRLDSSKPVINHIFKQLQNHSLPNSLALVPMLESSYNPKAVSHANAAGLWQLIPTTAKRFGLTINTKQDDRFDTEASTTAALKYLAFLYNKFDQNMALTLAAYNAGEGRVARAIQQAGSRDFQQLTLPNETRQYVSRFYALEKLIDIGQLQSSSFQPLLLFAPDTPMISQPLVDFSRLPPLVNL, via the coding sequence TTGCCTACAGATTCAGTCGCCATCTCGGCTGAGTACTGTAGGCCTTTTTATTTTATTGCCTTTCTGTCCTACCTTCCATTCACATGCCAGGCAAAACCAAATGCTGTCGATATTCAAACGCAGTATCAAGTATTAGCCCCATATAAGCCACAAATTGCCAAGCGTCTCGATTCATCCAAACCGGTAATTAACCACATTTTCAAACAGCTTCAAAACCACTCATTACCAAATAGCCTAGCCTTAGTGCCAATGTTAGAGTCTTCTTACAATCCCAAAGCCGTTTCTCATGCTAACGCCGCCGGACTTTGGCAATTGATACCAACCACAGCGAAACGATTCGGATTAACGATAAATACAAAACAAGACGATCGCTTTGACACAGAAGCCAGCACAACGGCCGCGCTCAAGTACCTGGCGTTTTTATACAACAAATTCGATCAAAATATGGCTCTGACCTTAGCTGCATACAATGCCGGAGAAGGACGCGTTGCACGTGCTATTCAGCAAGCAGGAAGTCGAGATTTCCAACAACTCACGCTGCCTAACGAGACTCGTCAATACGTCAGCCGCTTCTATGCATTGGAAAAGTTGATAGATATCGGTCAGTTACAATCCTCATCATTTCAACCTTTACTCTTGTTTGCTCCAGACACTCCTATGATTTCACAACCGCTGGTCGACTTTAGCCGACTGCCTCCGCTAGTTAATTTGTGA
- the flgN gene encoding flagellar export chaperone FlgN: MASAVSQRIQQFVRSISEDIKLYQQLLPLLQQQKVLYLKFDGEALNDNVQKQMPILNKLSRSANDRSQCMRALGLACNDASVKRIFNALPAQIGMQARKQWALLETLVSQCQQYNQSNGHSSAAFHELVSQLKQPVQHTYEDKSF; the protein is encoded by the coding sequence ATGGCAAGCGCAGTATCGCAGCGAATTCAACAATTTGTTCGCTCTATATCTGAGGATATTAAGCTTTATCAACAACTGCTTCCTTTGCTTCAGCAGCAAAAGGTATTGTACTTAAAGTTTGATGGAGAGGCACTGAACGACAATGTTCAGAAACAAATGCCGATACTCAATAAACTCAGCCGCTCCGCCAATGACAGAAGCCAGTGTATGCGAGCGCTGGGGTTAGCGTGTAATGACGCCAGCGTAAAACGAATTTTCAACGCTTTGCCTGCCCAAATAGGTATGCAAGCTAGAAAACAATGGGCGCTATTGGAAACGTTGGTAAGTCAGTGCCAACAATACAATCAGAGCAATGGCCACAGCTCTGCGGCGTTCCATGAGTTGGTCAGTCAACTCAAACAACCTGTGCAACACACTTATGAAGATAAATCGTTCTAA
- the flgA gene encoding flagellar basal body P-ring formation chaperone FlgA, with amino-acid sequence MTYKQGWKPNFRLSESIKNKRKVSTSSTIMLTLLALTSEQAFANTNDKTLSVEEIKSVVATDFEQEVDRVALSNQWGEYKLDFDMWVPGSANHLPECQSPLVITGRDNNTLPVGNLKRSVSCDNIASPWRINVTIKSSLTLPVLVATTTVGRNEVVTAKHIKLETRTISRQDDFYTRPEQAVGLETSRRLRAGQVVNPSNLSAPPLIEKGNEVIVIASKNGFSASTKGVALEDGAKGQQIDVENPSSGKVIRAVVTGLNQVHTQF; translated from the coding sequence ATGACTTACAAACAAGGATGGAAGCCAAACTTCCGGCTCTCGGAAAGCATTAAAAACAAGAGGAAAGTGTCCACTTCCTCAACAATAATGCTGACGTTACTCGCTTTGACATCAGAACAAGCATTCGCCAACACCAATGACAAAACCCTCAGCGTTGAAGAGATAAAATCCGTTGTAGCAACGGATTTCGAACAAGAGGTGGATCGCGTAGCGCTCTCCAATCAGTGGGGGGAGTACAAACTGGACTTCGACATGTGGGTGCCCGGTTCTGCCAATCACTTGCCAGAATGTCAATCGCCTTTAGTTATCACAGGTCGTGACAACAACACGTTGCCAGTCGGTAACCTCAAGCGCTCAGTCAGCTGCGACAATATCGCATCACCATGGCGAATTAACGTTACGATAAAGTCTTCGCTGACTCTGCCTGTTTTGGTCGCGACAACCACGGTTGGCCGAAATGAAGTCGTAACGGCTAAACACATAAAGCTTGAAACCCGAACCATCTCTCGCCAAGACGATTTTTATACTCGCCCCGAGCAAGCAGTAGGCTTAGAAACCTCTCGTCGTTTGAGGGCTGGACAAGTGGTTAATCCATCCAATTTGTCGGCCCCACCTCTAATCGAGAAAGGCAATGAAGTCATAGTCATTGCGAGCAAAAATGGATTTAGTGCCAGCACAAAAGGAGTCGCCTTAGAAGATGGAGCGAAAGGGCAACAAATTGACGTGGAAAACCCAAGTTCGGGCAAGGTCATAAGAGCAGTCGTAACTGGATTAAACCAGGTTCATACTCAATTTTGA
- a CDS encoding YdcF family protein encodes MKLDNIVIVLGKRLVNNRLTSEGITRVEALSCRTASLPTERTAIIFCGGVTQGQSVSEAEAMYAYFRTLNADSVNPFPERHILLETESLNTFQNMRYVSQVLCKSGLFELSSGHPVEVILLSNDYHLERIIDIQNLMDEQGLLRVLKSDCESMGVTLNIPLDISKHISVPYPHKGLMAETFLLLDELTTYRVYLEGIKHGAFFRDLSIVRKKPLMIARDAIHKLLSLPLDKEALQHIEEMKKAVEMTALDESVGAAEKALSIFHPILTALNRRFDPESIH; translated from the coding sequence ATGAAGTTAGACAACATCGTCATCGTTTTAGGTAAACGCCTCGTCAATAACAGGTTGACCTCTGAGGGCATAACAAGAGTCGAAGCTTTGTCTTGTAGGACTGCATCACTACCGACAGAGCGAACGGCGATTATTTTTTGTGGCGGAGTAACGCAAGGACAAAGTGTTTCTGAAGCAGAGGCGATGTACGCGTATTTTAGAACCCTAAACGCAGACTCTGTGAATCCGTTCCCTGAACGTCATATACTCTTAGAAACGGAGTCGTTGAACACGTTTCAAAACATGCGTTATGTTTCCCAAGTTTTGTGCAAAAGTGGGTTGTTCGAGTTATCGTCGGGGCATCCGGTTGAGGTTATCTTGCTGTCTAATGACTACCACCTCGAACGAATCATTGATATCCAGAATTTGATGGATGAGCAAGGCTTATTACGAGTACTTAAATCCGATTGCGAATCCATGGGGGTGACCCTCAATATTCCACTGGATATCAGCAAACATATTAGCGTGCCATACCCACATAAAGGGCTTATGGCGGAGACATTCTTGCTACTCGATGAACTCACAACCTACCGAGTTTATTTAGAAGGGATCAAGCATGGCGCATTTTTCCGAGATTTATCAATTGTCCGAAAAAAGCCACTGATGATCGCAAGAGATGCTATTCACAAATTGCTCTCTTTACCGCTCGATAAAGAGGCTTTGCAACATATTGAAGAAATGAAAAAGGCCGTCGAAATGACGGCCTTGGATGAATCTGTAGGTGCTGCGGAAAAGGCATTAAGTATCTTCCATCCGATACTGACGGCATTGAACCGTCGCTTTGACCCAGAGTCTATTCATTAA
- a CDS encoding LysR family transcriptional regulator, translated as MSVNLDIQNILVLKRMYELRNVRLVAESLGKTSGAISKNLTKMKTQLNDPLFVQTKNGFEPTAFVEANIAHFEQIINSIDSIKPQHFSPAHFDGSITIYANTLFWEYFGDKFYLELLKYAPNAKFSCLRWGSEAKKRLIDGENAIAIHYFDEDLPQSIVQTELGRGKAVFFVRQDHPAQNSQELEEYPFILFKTPGWNDYRYPVLERLKHMGFRTTPKVEIEHPAMIQKVLLQTNHFGITMSGHVPKGCRSIALPAGLELDVRYVMSCRRSQQQAPVNQWLLDVIKHVAQS; from the coding sequence ATGAGCGTTAATCTGGATATTCAAAATATTTTGGTATTAAAACGGATGTATGAGTTACGTAACGTCCGGTTAGTCGCAGAATCACTCGGTAAAACGTCAGGAGCAATCAGCAAAAATCTGACAAAGATGAAAACTCAGCTCAATGATCCGCTATTCGTTCAGACCAAAAATGGCTTTGAACCAACAGCTTTTGTGGAAGCGAATATTGCGCATTTTGAGCAAATAATCAACAGTATTGATTCCATCAAACCACAGCATTTTTCACCAGCTCATTTTGACGGTTCAATCACTATTTATGCTAACACATTGTTTTGGGAGTACTTTGGTGACAAGTTTTACTTGGAGTTACTAAAGTACGCCCCAAACGCAAAATTCTCATGTTTGCGCTGGGGTAGCGAAGCAAAAAAACGATTAATTGACGGTGAAAACGCCATTGCGATTCATTACTTTGATGAAGATCTGCCACAGTCAATTGTTCAGACCGAACTAGGGCGAGGAAAAGCGGTATTTTTTGTTCGACAAGATCATCCCGCTCAAAACTCCCAAGAACTAGAAGAATACCCTTTTATACTTTTTAAAACGCCGGGATGGAACGACTACCGATACCCAGTGTTGGAAAGGCTCAAACATATGGGTTTTAGAACCACACCTAAAGTGGAAATTGAGCATCCAGCGATGATTCAAAAAGTGCTTCTGCAAACGAATCATTTTGGCATAACGATGAGTGGACATGTTCCTAAGGGTTGCCGGAGTATCGCGCTTCCTGCTGGGCTAGAGCTTGATGTTCGCTACGTGATGAGCTGTCGTCGCTCTCAACAGCAAGCTCCGGTAAATCAGTGGTTATTAGATGTCATTAAGCATGTCGCTCAGTCCTAG
- a CDS encoding LysR substrate-binding domain-containing protein translates to MQSLPPLNLLRAFEATARLQSFTKAAEELNVTRAAVSQQVKSLESQLNATLFERKGTHLTLTCSAQEYWPVVNHVLQTLSTTTQHLFTRPKNTQVNLHVAHSFCSQWLMPRLADFQRQFPDIFFKVSTTANTVPNASAIADIEIINGDGDWQEQEAIRLTQENWIVVASPGFMHLNPINDLSQLAKTPKICTSGYHESWQEWLSHQGYQGKVSKVVAEFEHSLLAIHAAINQLGVLLVRDFLVEDELQQGVLVQAGNWHMPSSGAHYMMVRASKKSYVNTFAQWLIQSL, encoded by the coding sequence ATGCAAAGTTTACCGCCGCTCAATTTGCTCCGAGCTTTTGAAGCCACGGCGCGACTACAGAGTTTTACAAAAGCCGCAGAGGAGCTAAATGTGACTCGTGCGGCCGTCAGCCAACAGGTGAAATCGCTAGAGTCACAGCTCAATGCGACGTTATTCGAGCGTAAGGGCACTCACCTTACGCTGACCTGCTCCGCACAAGAATACTGGCCTGTGGTTAATCATGTGCTTCAAACATTATCGACCACGACGCAGCATTTATTTACTCGTCCCAAGAATACGCAAGTTAACTTACATGTCGCTCACAGCTTTTGCTCTCAGTGGTTAATGCCAAGATTGGCTGATTTTCAGCGACAATTCCCAGACATTTTCTTTAAAGTCTCGACAACTGCTAATACAGTTCCAAACGCCAGTGCGATTGCGGATATCGAAATTATTAACGGAGATGGAGATTGGCAAGAGCAAGAAGCCATACGATTAACCCAAGAAAACTGGATTGTTGTCGCAAGCCCCGGCTTTATGCATTTAAACCCGATAAATGACCTCTCGCAGTTAGCTAAAACGCCTAAAATCTGTACTAGTGGTTATCATGAATCTTGGCAAGAGTGGCTTTCACACCAAGGTTACCAAGGGAAGGTGAGCAAAGTCGTCGCCGAGTTTGAACACTCATTGCTTGCTATTCATGCTGCGATTAATCAACTTGGCGTGTTGCTGGTAAGAGACTTTCTTGTTGAGGATGAGCTGCAACAGGGCGTATTAGTCCAGGCTGGAAATTGGCATATGCCAAGTTCTGGTGCACATTATATGATGGTTCGAGCATCCAAAAAATCATACGTAAACACCTTTGCTCAATGGTTAATACAGAGTCTTTAA